Part of the Roseobacter litoralis Och 149 genome, CGGGGTTTTACACCTGACGCCATGTTAAATCTCCTTGATCGCTTTAGCCGCCGCAGCCGCCGATTGTTACCTTGACCGTGCTGGAGGCTTGCACGAACGACCCGTCTTCAAGCTTGGCGATTGCCACGACATCCTGCGTACCAGCGAGACGAATACGGGTAGACGCAGCGCGCGAGGCCGAAAGCGGTCCAAACTTGAAGATGGCCACACCGGGCGTCGGATTGCCCGTCGCCAGCACGAGGATTTCCGCAGCCGTTTCCGAGGCGACTTCGATTGGCACCGTATTCCCGTTCTCGGCAATTTCAGGGGCGATCAGATTGATATCGCCCGCGCCCACTTCGGCACCGCCCGTGAACGCAGCGATTGCGTCTTCGGCCGCAGAGGATACGCGCAGTGGAACACCGGCAATCAAGAGCGCCCCCGTCCCCATCAAGATTGCATTACGTCGTG contains:
- the soxY gene encoding thiosulfate oxidation carrier protein SoxY codes for the protein MELTRRNAILMGTGALLIAGVPLRVSSAAEDAIAAFTGGAEVGAGDINLIAPEIAENGNTVPIEVASETAAEILVLATGNPTPGVAIFKFGPLSASRAASTRIRLAGTQDVVAIAKLEDGSFVQASSTVKVTIGGCGG